The following proteins are co-located in the Noviherbaspirillum sp. UKPF54 genome:
- a CDS encoding MYG1 family protein, producing MLDILFPGCELIRTRDPEKIRQADFAVDVGGIWDQQTGRFDHHQKGFSGTRESGVVYASAGLVWKAHGARCVAQLAHTHAGHALAEETAQQMAYAIDADLVQYMDMADTGAAKSAPGGYGLSALISGFNPTWLDEQQAGGAAAAEDMRLRQFRRAMAFMADILVNAVKFRVGGLLAVQQVRQAELLEGGRVLYLPNASLPWSSVVRNEMPDVLFVLSHNLAEDRYMVHTVPAAADSFKARKDLPAAWAGLQGAELAAATGVPDAGFCHNGRFIAAAKSFAGALAMARLALADNA from the coding sequence GTGCTGGACATCCTCTTTCCCGGCTGCGAACTGATCCGCACGCGCGACCCGGAAAAAATCCGGCAAGCCGATTTCGCCGTCGACGTCGGCGGCATCTGGGACCAGCAGACCGGGCGCTTCGACCATCACCAGAAAGGCTTTAGCGGCACGCGCGAATCCGGCGTCGTGTATGCCAGCGCCGGACTGGTGTGGAAGGCCCACGGCGCGCGCTGCGTGGCGCAACTCGCGCACACGCATGCCGGGCACGCGCTGGCGGAAGAGACCGCGCAGCAGATGGCCTACGCCATCGACGCCGACCTGGTGCAGTACATGGACATGGCCGACACCGGCGCGGCCAAGAGCGCGCCGGGCGGCTATGGCTTGTCGGCGCTGATCTCCGGCTTCAATCCGACCTGGCTCGACGAGCAGCAGGCCGGCGGCGCAGCCGCCGCCGAGGACATGCGGCTGCGCCAGTTCCGCCGCGCGATGGCCTTCATGGCCGACATCCTGGTCAACGCGGTCAAGTTCCGCGTCGGCGGCCTGCTCGCCGTGCAGCAGGTGCGGCAAGCGGAACTGCTGGAGGGCGGGCGGGTGCTGTACCTGCCGAATGCCTCGCTGCCGTGGTCGTCGGTGGTGCGCAACGAAATGCCGGACGTGTTGTTCGTGCTTAGCCATAATCTCGCCGAAGACCGCTACATGGTGCACACCGTGCCCGCCGCCGCCGACAGCTTCAAGGCGCGCAAGGACTTGCCGGCCGCCTGGGCCGGCTTGCAGGGTGCGGAACTGGCCGCCGCCACCGGCGTGCCGGATGCCGGCTTTTGCCACAACGGGCGCTTCATCGCCGCCGCAAAGTCGTTCGCGGGCGCGCTGGCGATGGCCCGGCTGGCGCTCGCGGACAACGCCTGA
- a CDS encoding DUF2237 family protein: MKDFPSPPARNVLGEPLVPCSFDPLTGFFRDGCCKTTTDDVGTHVICAIMTEEFLEFSLRQGNDLSTPVPELGFPGLKPGDQWCLCVLRWSEAYLAGVAPDVVLESTNYSALDSLPLEALLRFDHRRRSAG; encoded by the coding sequence ATGAAAGATTTTCCATCTCCTCCCGCGAGAAACGTCCTTGGCGAACCGCTGGTTCCCTGTTCTTTCGATCCGTTGACCGGCTTTTTCCGCGACGGCTGTTGCAAGACCACTACCGACGACGTCGGCACGCATGTCATCTGTGCGATCATGACCGAGGAATTTCTCGAATTCAGTCTGCGCCAAGGCAATGACCTGAGCACGCCGGTGCCGGAACTGGGATTTCCAGGCCTGAAGCCTGGCGACCAATGGTGCCTGTGCGTGTTGCGCTGGAGCGAGGCATATCTGGCTGGCGTGGCGCCTGATGTCGTTTTGGAAAGCACGAATTACAGCGCGCTGGACAGCCTGCCGCTGGAAGCCTTGCTGCGTTTCGATCACCGCCGGCGCAGCGCCGGATAA
- the fabI gene encoding enoyl-ACP reductase FabI encodes MKTLEGKRGLVVGIANDQSIAYGCAKAFRDAGAELALTYLNDKARRYVQPLAEQLKSALLLPCDVREPGQLEAVFERIAGEWGQLDFLLHSIAYAPTEDLHRRLVESSQEGFALAMDVSCHSFIRMARMAEPLMKNGGCLLTVTFYGSEKVVENYNLMGPVKAALESSVRYMAAELGDKGIRVHALSPGPLKTRAASGIGRFDELLDNARTRAPERMLAGIDDVGNVAAFLVGDGARLLTGNVEYIDGGYHIMG; translated from the coding sequence ATGAAGACATTGGAAGGCAAGCGCGGGCTGGTGGTCGGCATCGCCAACGACCAAAGCATCGCGTACGGCTGTGCGAAGGCATTCCGGGACGCCGGCGCCGAACTGGCCCTCACCTACCTGAACGACAAGGCGCGGCGCTACGTGCAGCCGCTGGCCGAGCAGCTGAAAAGTGCGCTGTTGCTGCCGTGCGACGTGCGCGAGCCGGGGCAGCTGGAAGCCGTGTTCGAGCGCATCGCCGGCGAATGGGGGCAGCTCGATTTCCTGCTGCATTCGATCGCCTATGCCCCGACCGAAGACTTGCACCGGCGCCTGGTGGAGAGTTCGCAGGAAGGCTTCGCGCTGGCGATGGACGTGTCCTGCCATTCCTTCATCCGCATGGCGCGCATGGCGGAGCCGCTGATGAAGAATGGCGGCTGCCTGTTGACCGTCACGTTCTACGGGTCGGAGAAGGTGGTGGAAAACTACAACCTGATGGGACCGGTCAAGGCCGCGCTCGAAAGCAGCGTGCGCTACATGGCGGCGGAGCTGGGCGACAAGGGCATCCGCGTGCATGCGCTGTCGCCGGGGCCGCTGAAGACGCGTGCCGCCTCGGGTATCGGGCGCTTCGACGAATTGCTCGACAATGCGCGCACGCGCGCGCCGGAACGCATGCTCGCGGGCATCGATGACGTCGGCAACGTGGCCGCCTTTCTGGTAGGCGACGGCGCGCGCCTGTTGACCGGCAATGTCGAGTATATCGACGGCGGCTATCACATCATGGGGTGA